The window TGAAAGGTGATGCCCTTGCCTTCATTATAGAGGTAACCGGCGACAAAGAAGAGGACGAGGAGCTTCACAAGCTCCACGGGCTGAAAACCGAAAAGCCAGAGCTTCTTTCCGTTTATGGTCGCGCCGAAAAGCCATGTACCCAGAAAAAGTATGGTTGAGGCACCTATCCAGATATACCTCCTCCCCGAAATCCAGGCGAAGAACCTTTTATTGAAGAGCCGGATGGTGAGGAGAAAGGCAAGCATGCCCACGCACAGATTGACGAGGTGACCCATCCCCAGTTGAGCGAGGGTGCGCACGTTATCCGTAACCCGTGCGGCGTGGCCGGCTGCCGAAAGATGACGCAGGGCATCGCCCCGGAGGACCGCGAGGTCCGGGGCGAGACGGAGTATCATGATAAAGCCTATGCCCGAAATAAATGCGAGGACCGGAAGGATATAGGGGTCCCCTTCAGGCACGGCGCTTCTCAGGTAAAAGTGGGCGAGCAGAAAAAGGCCTGCGAATAACGCAAAGGCGATGCCGTTCGGAAAAGGGGCAAGTACATAAGGTCCCAGGTCTGTCATCTTTCCCGAGGCGGAGCCGGCGAGGAGGGGGAAGGCCTTCCTCAGGAGGTGCTGGTGAAGGAGGAAGAACCCTATTCCCAAAGAGGTGAGGACCAGGAACAGATACTTCAGCTCCATCGTTCGTTTCTTCATGCCGCCTAAGGCCGCTATATCTTCCATATATTGTTAGACGACGTGAAAGGGCAAAGTTCTGAATGAAATGACCTGCAAGGAAGAATTTATTTAAATTTGGTGAGAACCCATCAGCGCTAGGGACTGCCCCTGACAGGACCGCGCTCATAGGCCATCTGTGAAGCCGCGGCAAAATCGGCGTCGGCTTCCATCTGCTTTCCCAGCCTCGAATAGCACGCGCCCCGCCACCTGTAGTCGATATTATTCGGCCTGATCCTCAAGGCCTGGGTGAAGTCGTTTACCGCCATGTAGTAATTGTTCAGCTTGAAGTAAGTAACTCCGCGCCAGTGATAGTAAAGATCGTTCTGCTCTATCCTGATGGCGCTCGTGAAGTCGGAGAGGGCTTTCGTGTAGTTATTCAGCTTGTAATTGGATACTCCGCGCCAGTAGAAGCTCAACTCGTGCCCCGGGTCTATCTCTATGGCCCTCGAGAAATCACCCGATGCCTGGAGAAAATGCTTGCCCTTCACGAACTGCAGGCCCTTCCTGTAGTAGAGGTCCGCCGTTGAGCCGGAGGGGACTGCGACCCTTCCCTCCTCCACCGCTCTCGGCTTATGCGGCTCCATGGCCCCTCTTTCCCGGGATGCCTGTACCGGCTTTTTCTCGGGCTCAGGCTGCGTTCCGGGCTCTTCCGCGATAACCGTCGCGCCGGTTCGGTCGGGTTTTGAGGCCGGGCTTGCGTCCGGAATAGTGGCGAGCTTCAATTGCTTCTGCCATCTCTTCATCTTCGCCGGAAGGTCTTCTTTTGCCTGCGCTTTCGGCGCCGCAGGTTTCGTCTCAGGGGTGCGGGCCTGGCGCGCCCTCTCCCCGTCCTCTTTCTCTTTCTTCGCCTCTTTCTCTTTGCGCGCTTCGGCCTCTTTCATTGCCTCTTCTTCCCTGACCGTCTCTTCCCGCGCCTGTCGCTCTTTTTCTGCCTGCTCCTGTGCATCGATCGCTGCGATATTCCCGGGTGTCGCCCCGCCTTCCTGCCGGTTATGGAATCCCAGGAAGGCGGCAACAACTCCTGCAAGCACGATTAATGCAGCGAGGGCCATTATGGCGACCCTGGAGCTTTTTTTAACTGCCCCTCCCGCCGCAATCGATCCCGGAAACCTTCCGGTCCTGCCGCCTGCCTGAAGGCGGACACCTTCCTTCCTTGCCTCCGTCAGGATATCGTCGGAAAGGGCCAACACATCCTGATAGCGCTGCTCCGGCTTCGGGGCCACGGCTTTTTTATATATGGCGTCCATCTCTTTCGGGACCGCCCCGTTGACTTCGCTCGGGCAAAAGGGCCCCGCCGTATTATCGAGGGTGAGGAGCTCGTAGAGCACCACTCCCGTGGAATACACATCCGTCCTCTGGTCCACGTCGCTCCTGCCTTCCCTCAGCTCGGGCGACATATAGGGTGAGACCCCGATGGCGGTGCTGATTCCGGAACTGGTTCCGGGGCCTATTATCTTGGCGATGCCGAAATCGGCTAGTTTGATCGATGACGTGGCTTCGTCGGTGAGGAGGATATTCTCCGGCTTCACGTCGCGGTGGAGAATTTTCTCCTCCTGGCGGTGACCGTAGGAAAGAGCGGCGGTGAGCTGTGAGATGATCCGGTATGTTTCCCATAGGGTGAAAGGCTTCCCGGTCTTCTTCCTCTCCACGAGGAGGTCCCTGAGGCTCCTTCCTTCGATCCATTCCATGAGGATGTAGTACCAGACGTTACCGGTTCCATCCTGCCATTCGTCGTCGTGATAGACCCTTACGATGTTCGGGTGATGGAGGAGATCTCTCGAGACGGCCGCCTCGTGACGGAACCTCTCCACCCCCTGACAGGAGTCGAGGAGCTTCGGCTGCATGAGCTTGAGGGCCACTTCGCGATGGCGTTCATGGCGGGTATCCCTGCATTTATACACCATGCCCATGCCGCCCATCTTGCCTTCCGATAAGATTTCATAGCGGGAATGAATGAGCGTGCCGATCGGGAATAAACCCTTAAACCCCTGGTCATCCTTTATGGAAGTGACGGTCATAGTGCTTCTTTAATGATATCATAAAGTTCTTTCCTTGTGGAGCATAAATCTGCGCTTCATTCCGGAGAATATGCGCGAAATCGGTCCTTGCGCCTCCACGACAATGAGGGAGACGTTATCGGGGGCGCCCCTTCGAAGGGCTTCCCTCATGAGAATCGTGCACTTCTCTTCGGGGCTGGTCTTTCCGGCAAGCACCCCCCCGACCTCGTCGGCGCCCATTACGCGAAAAAGGCCGTCGGAGCAGATGAGGTAGACGTCGCCGTCCTCTACTGCGTGGGACGCGATGTCGGGGGCCGCCGATTTCGAAGAGCCCAGGGCCCTGGTCAGGACATGGCTCAGTCTATGGTTTTCCACCTTTTCCGGAGGGATAAGACCTGCTTTTCCAAGGTTATGCGCCTCCGTGTGGTCTTCGGTGAGCTTCTCCATCCGTTTTTTTCTTACCCGGTAGATCCTGCTGTCACCGATATGGGCGATGTAAAGCTTGCCGTTCGAGAAATGGGCAATAGAAAGGGTCGTGCCCATGGTTTCGCCGCGGGAATATTCATATATCTCCCGATTGGCGGTATGTATCGCCTCTTTGATCATGCCCATCAACGGCTCGTCATGCTTCAAAGATTCGGTATCATAGGAGGCGATGTTCCGCTGCATTATATAGGCGACCGTCGACACCGCCTTCCTGCTCGCCACTCCGCCCCCGACATGGCCCCCCATGCCGTCGGCCACCATATAGAGCATGGTTTTATGATCGAGGACAATGCAATCCTCATTGATCTGCCTGCCCACGCCCCTGTCGGTCATGCCGAAAGCATCCACGGTCAGGCCTTCTCCACGCATAGGGAATAGTTGAAAAGGCCCACCTCGTCGCCCGGTGCGACCTCGAATTCCCGGAGCCCCCTCTCCCGGTTCTTCGTTGCACTGTATTCGGACAGGGTGCGAAAGGAAAGACCCTTATCCGCGACGAACTCACCCGCCATGAGGGGTATTCCCCTGCCTTCGAGGATAATGTCGCATTCCCGTCCCCTGCCGATTCGGTACCTTCCTGTCTTGAGTGGAATTTTTCTGAAGAGCACCCCATCCCTCCGCACGCTGAGAAAAAGGTCCTCCCTCTTCGGACGCCTCGACCTGCGCAGGGAGCCCGCGAGGAGCATAAGGGCCACAATGCCCAAAGAGGAGGAGAAGATGAGGTTGAGGATCATTATCTCTTTGGGGGACACGTCATGCCACCCTGAGGAGCGTCCTTCCCACCCTTATGATATCGCCCCTGTTGAGAGAGGCCTCCGCGATCTCGATATCGTTGAGAAAAGTCTTGTTCTTTCCCCCAAGGTCCCGGATCCTGGCCGTCTGACCGGCAACCACTACTTTAAAGTGTTTACGGGAGATGTACTCTTCCGGGTCCTTAAGGAGTATGTCCGCGTCCCTCGCCCTTCCAAAGACGTATTCCCCCTCCTTGAGGGCGAGCCTGACGCCTTTGTCCGTTCCCTCGATCACCTCCAAATTCATGAGCGGCGCATCGAGGCACCTTGTGATCCCTTCTTCCCTTACCCGCGTCTGTCTCTCTTCCAGAACCTTCGTATTGGTCTTTCCCGATATCTCCGGGATCGGCTCCTTATCTTTCGGCTCCATGGGTCTCCTGGGGACCAGGGTAGGTTTCGGGGAATCAGCGATGCCCGGGGCCTTGAAAGGGGCCGGGGCCGCAGAATTATTCACTTCGAGAAATGAAGATTTGATGACGAGCTGGTTCCGGAGGAGGCTTTCATCTTTGCGTATATCGATAAAGAGGGAGGGTGAAAGGATGGTGTACCCTTTCTTTTTGATCCTGTCGAGAACCTTGTGTTTGAGCTGCTCCCCTGCGTGGGCGAGGAAAGGCGAGATATCCTCATAGTCGAAGGGGTTCAGGTATAGGGTATACCGGTTGGGCACCAGGTATTTTCGGTCGAAACCACCCATTTTCCTCTCTTCCATGCTTCCGAGCAGCCTGTCCAGTATGTCCCGCGGCTGAAGGTCCTTCGACTTCTTTCCGAACAGACGATCTATCCGGGCCCTGATCAAATTCATAATTTTCATGATATCCTCCTCCTCTTACATGGGGTGCGGTCTCTATCATATAAGACGAAGGAGAAAGGGGATTTTCTTGAAGGGATAGAAAAAGGGCCGGAGAATCCGGCCCGCGGACGTGGAAAGGCGACTATTTTTCTTTATCGCCGCCTTCAGGTGTGCCTTTCTTCTTT is drawn from Syntrophorhabdaceae bacterium and contains these coding sequences:
- a CDS encoding FtsW/RodA/SpoVE family cell cycle protein, which codes for MKKRTMELKYLFLVLTSLGIGFFLLHQHLLRKAFPLLAGSASGKMTDLGPYVLAPFPNGIAFALFAGLFLLAHFYLRSAVPEGDPYILPVLAFISGIGFIMILRLAPDLAVLRGDALRHLSAAGHAARVTDNVRTLAQLGMGHLVNLCVGMLAFLLTIRLFNKRFFAWISGRRYIWIGASTILFLGTWLFGATINGKKLWLFGFQPVELVKLLVLFFVAGYLYNEGKGITFHGKGKFLTWCGYTIPFAAVSLLAFGPTILQGDYGGAVLLFAVCFIMLHLAGNKVYITLLAASSLALIAWLCYTLNFPQVLKTRIDMFLDPFGRGEAMTTVLWSISTGGIFGNGIGFGLAHRIPEVQSDFNFAAICEEMGLLGGLSLMAAYAVLLMRLFKASLTNHNIYKRILVIAIALMIALQSFIILAGNLNGIPLTGITLPFCSYGGSSIVVSFIMAGIGIKISGEER
- a CDS encoding protein kinase encodes the protein MTVTSIKDDQGFKGLFPIGTLIHSRYEILSEGKMGGMGMVYKCRDTRHERHREVALKLMQPKLLDSCQGVERFRHEAAVSRDLLHHPNIVRVYHDDEWQDGTGNVWYYILMEWIEGRSLRDLLVERKKTGKPFTLWETYRIISQLTAALSYGHRQEEKILHRDVKPENILLTDEATSSIKLADFGIAKIIGPGTSSGISTAIGVSPYMSPELREGRSDVDQRTDVYSTGVVLYELLTLDNTAGPFCPSEVNGAVPKEMDAIYKKAVAPKPEQRYQDVLALSDDILTEARKEGVRLQAGGRTGRFPGSIAAGGAVKKSSRVAIMALAALIVLAGVVAAFLGFHNRQEGGATPGNIAAIDAQEQAEKERQAREETVREEEAMKEAEARKEKEAKKEKEDGERARQARTPETKPAAPKAQAKEDLPAKMKRWQKQLKLATIPDASPASKPDRTGATVIAEEPGTQPEPEKKPVQASRERGAMEPHKPRAVEEGRVAVPSGSTADLYYRKGLQFVKGKHFLQASGDFSRAIEIDPGHELSFYWRGVSNYKLNNYTKALSDFTSAIRIEQNDLYYHWRGVTYFKLNNYYMAVNDFTQALRIRPNNIDYRWRGACYSRLGKQMEADADFAAASQMAYERGPVRGSP
- a CDS encoding protein phosphatase 2C domain-containing protein, with translation MDAFGMTDRGVGRQINEDCIVLDHKTMLYMVADGMGGHVGGGVASRKAVSTVAYIMQRNIASYDTESLKHDEPLMGMIKEAIHTANREIYEYSRGETMGTTLSIAHFSNGKLYIAHIGDSRIYRVRKKRMEKLTEDHTEAHNLGKAGLIPPEKVENHRLSHVLTRALGSSKSAAPDIASHAVEDGDVYLICSDGLFRVMGADEVGGVLAGKTSPEEKCTILMREALRRGAPDNVSLIVVEAQGPISRIFSGMKRRFMLHKERTL
- a CDS encoding FHA domain-containing protein, producing MSPKEIMILNLIFSSSLGIVALMLLAGSLRRSRRPKREDLFLSVRRDGVLFRKIPLKTGRYRIGRGRECDIILEGRGIPLMAGEFVADKGLSFRTLSEYSATKNRERGLREFEVAPGDEVGLFNYSLCVEKA
- a CDS encoding FhaA domain-containing protein — its product is MKIMNLIRARIDRLFGKKSKDLQPRDILDRLLGSMEERKMGGFDRKYLVPNRYTLYLNPFDYEDISPFLAHAGEQLKHKVLDRIKKKGYTILSPSLFIDIRKDESLLRNQLVIKSSFLEVNNSAAPAPFKAPGIADSPKPTLVPRRPMEPKDKEPIPEISGKTNTKVLEERQTRVREEGITRCLDAPLMNLEVIEGTDKGVRLALKEGEYVFGRARDADILLKDPEEYISRKHFKVVVAGQTARIRDLGGKNKTFLNDIEIAEASLNRGDIIRVGRTLLRVA